The sequence CTCTAAATAAGAAAGCTAATTCGTTACTCTCCCATTCAGTCTGCTCTATATTTCCCCAGTTTTTTGTCCAATGATCCATACAATCGTTGTATAACACGATAATTGGCGCCCAAATCGCCGAGGGAACCTCTGGATGCGGAATACAAATCTACAGCACAACGCACTGGCGTTGTATTCAACACCGAGACGGTGATATCGAGGGTACGACCAAATGCGGTCTTCTTCTCCAGTGTAATTTCCCCGACTGACTGCACTTCATGCAGCACCTTAAATCCAGGAATTTTCTTTAGCGTTGCCGATACTTCATCCCACGCCTTGTCTTTAGAAAGATTGTAATAACGTGTCTTTAATGTCGGATCTTTTGCGCGGTCGCTTGTTCCA comes from Paenibacillus sp. 19GGS1-52 and encodes:
- a CDS encoding DUF1499 domain-containing protein yields the protein MSLKRTLVGLFRSQDGTSDRAKDPTLKTRYYNLSKDKAWDEVSATLKKIPGFKVLHEVQSVGEITLEKKTAFGRTLDITVSVLNTTPVRCAVDLYSASRGSLGDLGANYRVIQRLYGSLDKKLGKYRAD